GGAAGGAATCGAGGAACTATTAATCGAATTAAGACAGAAAGTCACCATGAATATCAAATGGAAGGTGGAGCCGTTCCCATTGGATAAAGGAGTCGAGGACCATCTATTCCGCATCCTCCAGGAGTCTGTCTCGAACACGCTTCGCCATGGTAAGGCAGAAGAATTGGAAGTATTGTTGATCAAGCGCGATGATAAAGTGATCATGCGTGTTGTCGATGATGGTATTGGTTTTAACGTAGAAGAAGCAAAAGCAGGATCATATGGCCTCCAGAATATGCACGAACGTGCCGGGGAAATCGGCGGGACATTGAAGATTGTCAGTGTAGAAAATAAAGGGACCAGGCTTGAGGTTAAGGTTCCAATTTTAATGGTGGCGGGTGAGAAGAATGATTAAAGTTGTATTTGTGGATGACCATGAAATGGTGCGGATTGGAGTTTCTTCTTATTTATCAGCCCAGCCGGATATAGAAGTGATCGGCGAGGCGGATAACGGGAAGAAGGGTGTCGAGATGGCGCTTGAGCTGCGGCCAGATATCATCCTCATGGATCTGGTCATGAAGGAAATGGACGGAATAGAGGCGACAAGGCAGATCATCGAGCAATGGCCCGAAGCGAAAATCATCATTGTCACAAGCTTCCTTGATGATGAAAAGGTATACCCAGCGCTTGAAGCCGGGGCGACGAGTTATATGCTGAAAACATCGAAAGCCAGTGAGATAGCCGATGCGGTAAGGGTTACATACTCTGG
The window above is part of the Mesobacillus jeotgali genome. Proteins encoded here:
- a CDS encoding response regulator transcription factor; translation: MIKVVFVDDHEMVRIGVSSYLSAQPDIEVIGEADNGKKGVEMALELRPDIILMDLVMKEMDGIEATRQIIEQWPEAKIIIVTSFLDDEKVYPALEAGATSYMLKTSKASEIADAVRVTYSGQPVLEPEVTGKMMMKMRQKNNVELHEELTEREMEVLKLIAEGKTNQEIADELFIALKTVKTHVSNILSKLQVQDRTQAVIYAFRHSIVK